The genome window GTCGCGGCCCTGGTCTTTTCATACTCGGCCTACACCGCCGAGGTATATCGAGCAGGCATCGACTCGGTGCCCGAGAGCCAACGGATGTCGGCACGCTCGATCGGCCTCACCCAGGGACAGGCGCTGTGGCATGTGATTGTGCCCCAGGCGGTCCGCAACGTGATCCCTGCGCTGCTGAACGGGTTCGTGAGTCTCCAGAAGGACGTCGCCCTCGTGTTCGTGCTCGGCGTCCGCGAGGGGCTCCGTGAAGCCGACATTTACAACGCCCGCACCTTCAACTACACCAGCTACATCGCGGCGGCGGTGCTGTTCCTGCTGGTGAGCATCCCGGTCGCCCGCTTCACCGACTGGTACTCCGATCGACAGCGGAAGCGAATGCAGGCGATGAGCACATGAGCGATCCCAAGCTCTCCATCCGTGGCGTGGGCAAGTCGTTCGACGGCAAAGAAGTGCTGCGCGAAGTCGACATCGATGTCGCCAACCACGAGGTGGTGTGCCTCATCGGCTCATCGGGATCGGGCAAGTCGACGTTGCTCAAGTGCATCAACCTGCTGGTTCCCATCGACAAGGGCGAGATCCTGCTCGACGGCACCAGGGTCACCGGCCCCGGAGTGAACAGCAACACCGTACGCCACACGATGGGGATCGTGTTCCAGGCGTTCAACCTGTTCCCCCACATGCGGGTGATCGACAACGTGACGCTCGGCCCGCGCAAGGCGCACAAGATCCCACGCGAAGAGGCCGAGCAGAACGCCTGGGTCTTGCTCGAACGGTTCGGCCTGGTCGACAAGGCACGGGAGTACCCGGACCGCCTCTCCGGCGGACAGCAGCAACGGGTGGCGATCGTGCGAGCGCTCGCCTCGAAGCCGAGCCTGATGCTGCTCGACGAGGTCACCTCGGCACTCGACCCCGAGCTGGTGGGCGAGGTGCTGGCGGTGATCCAGGACCTGAAGACAGAAGGCATGACCATGCTCGTCGCCACCC of Acidimicrobiia bacterium contains these proteins:
- a CDS encoding amino acid ABC transporter ATP-binding protein, with amino-acid sequence MSDPKLSIRGVGKSFDGKEVLREVDIDVANHEVVCLIGSSGSGKSTLLKCINLLVPIDKGEILLDGTRVTGPGVNSNTVRHTMGIVFQAFNLFPHMRVIDNVTLGPRKAHKIPREEAEQNAWVLLERFGLVDKAREYPDRLSGGQQQRVAIVRALASKPSLMLLDEVTSALDPELVGEVLAVIQDLKTEGMTMLVATHEMGFARDVADRVCFLDAGVVLEQGPPAEIFTRPQHPRTQQFLERIVEARRL